In Bdellovibrionales bacterium, the following proteins share a genomic window:
- a CDS encoding PilZ domain-containing protein: protein MQKILLHCSSISEAETLRVALETRLPYPVHLSFDEKTALSIVQNRAIHLLAYETKEFSEKDLDFTMNLKRAGFNAPTLVLSEKVGSDKLVDTGDQKLFFLGKPFDEKSFVGVAKKLMVSRTLVQQKHKRFPTLQSAVLETFMSGEMLPSQICNLSAGGAYCEFLGKIGVSVGDLVKLKIRLQEVNRDYVMNAKVVWLTRNGSSIGGIGVGVKFIKYDDIYRQLMEKV from the coding sequence GTGCAAAAAATTTTACTTCATTGCAGTTCTATCTCTGAGGCCGAAACGCTCCGTGTGGCTTTAGAAACAAGACTTCCATATCCTGTGCATTTATCCTTTGATGAGAAAACGGCTCTCTCTATTGTGCAGAACAGGGCGATTCATCTCCTGGCCTACGAGACAAAAGAGTTCAGCGAAAAGGATCTCGACTTCACGATGAACCTCAAACGAGCAGGATTCAACGCTCCGACTCTGGTTCTTTCTGAAAAGGTGGGTTCCGACAAATTGGTTGATACGGGGGACCAGAAATTATTTTTCCTGGGAAAGCCCTTCGATGAGAAGTCTTTTGTCGGTGTTGCAAAAAAATTGATGGTGTCGCGAACCTTGGTCCAGCAGAAACACAAAAGGTTTCCCACCTTGCAATCGGCAGTGCTTGAGACATTTATGTCTGGAGAAATGCTTCCCTCGCAGATATGTAATCTGAGCGCTGGCGGAGCTTATTGTGAATTTCTCGGCAAAATTGGGGTTTCAGTTGGAGATCTGGTGAAGTTAAAAATTCGCTTGCAAGAGGTCAATCGTGATTATGTGATGAACGCAAAGGTTGTTTGGTTGACTCGAAATGGGTCATCAATTGGCGGAATTGGTGTCGGCGTGAAGTTCATAAAATATGATGATATTTACCGGCAGTTAATGGAAAAAGTCTGA
- the menB gene encoding 1,4-dihydroxy-2-naphthoyl-CoA synthase, with product MTRESWTSIKNYQDILLETTEDGIAKITINRPEVRNAFRPQTVSELKDAFELVREDSRIGVVILTGQGNEAFCSGGDQKVRGHAGYVGEDGIPRLNVLDLQKQIRSIPKPVIAMVAGFAIGGGHVLHIVCDLTIAADNAVFGQTGPKVGSFDGGLGSSYLARIVGQKKAREIWFLCRRYDAKEALAMGLVNTVVPVDQLESEALKWSREILQHSPLALRCLKSSLNADCDGQMGLMDLAGNATLLYYMSEEAKEGRNAFVEKRKPDFNRFPRLP from the coding sequence ATGACTCGAGAATCTTGGACAAGTATCAAGAATTACCAAGATATATTGTTAGAAACAACGGAAGATGGAATTGCGAAAATCACGATCAATCGACCTGAAGTGCGCAATGCATTTCGTCCTCAGACGGTGTCTGAGCTCAAAGATGCGTTTGAATTGGTAAGGGAGGATTCACGTATCGGAGTTGTGATTCTCACCGGTCAGGGAAATGAGGCCTTTTGCTCTGGAGGCGATCAGAAAGTTCGTGGGCATGCGGGATATGTGGGAGAGGATGGAATTCCAAGATTGAATGTCCTTGATTTGCAAAAGCAAATTCGGTCCATCCCCAAACCTGTGATCGCCATGGTAGCGGGGTTTGCAATTGGTGGTGGGCACGTTCTTCATATTGTTTGCGATTTGACGATCGCGGCTGACAATGCTGTTTTTGGGCAAACGGGTCCTAAAGTGGGGTCTTTTGACGGAGGATTGGGGAGTTCCTATTTGGCGAGAATTGTCGGCCAGAAGAAGGCCCGCGAAATATGGTTTCTGTGCCGCCGTTATGACGCGAAAGAAGCCCTGGCGATGGGGCTAGTCAATACGGTTGTGCCCGTTGACCAACTGGAGTCAGAGGCACTTAAGTGGTCGAGGGAGATTTTGCAGCACTCGCCATTGGCTCTTCGTTGTTTGAAATCATCTCTTAACGCCGATTGCGATGGGCAGATGGGTCTCATGGATTTGGCTGGAAATGCGACCCTTCTTTACTACATGAGTGAAGAGGCTAAAGAAGGAAGAAATGCATTTGTAGAGAAGAGGAAACCTGATTTTAACCGGTTTCCTCGTTTGCCATAA
- a CDS encoding acyl-CoA thioesterase, which produces MKFSRQLSCSFDQCDPAGIMFYGHVFFICHQTIEEFIQHIGIPWDEWFNNRDLSVPVRHSEAEYLIPIRAGDKFKAILQLNKLGTSSLGFDVWLVNSEGATCTKVRSVHVFINRMSGKKTNIPGSYEDRLRRYLSN; this is translated from the coding sequence ATGAAATTTTCTCGGCAGCTCAGCTGCTCCTTTGATCAGTGTGACCCAGCGGGTATCATGTTTTATGGACATGTTTTTTTTATTTGCCACCAAACTATTGAAGAATTTATCCAACATATTGGCATTCCTTGGGATGAGTGGTTTAACAATCGTGACTTGTCCGTGCCCGTGCGTCACTCTGAAGCAGAATATCTCATCCCCATTCGAGCAGGAGATAAGTTTAAAGCGATCCTTCAGCTCAACAAGCTCGGAACATCTAGTCTTGGATTTGATGTTTGGCTGGTGAACAGTGAGGGGGCGACTTGTACCAAGGTTCGCAGCGTCCATGTTTTCATCAACCGCATGTCGGGAAAAAAAACAAATATCCCAGGTTCCTATGAAGATCGGCTGCGTCGCTACTTATCTAATTAG
- a CDS encoding citrate synthase (catalyzes the formation of citrate from acetyl-CoA and oxaloacetate), translating into MSDGTYEGAVDRGLEGVVACTTAVSSIVDVTLCFRGYSIEDLAENSNFEEVSYLLWNGRLPDSKELEAFSREINQRMKLEADLVKQLQALPTKGVHPMAWLRTAASMLALWDNEAQSDSDEARKRVGMKLLARMGTLVALFERTRQGKGYVEPRSGKSIAWNFLYMMTGEEPDSDFVKVLDVCLILHADHELNCSAFSARVTSSSLSDIYSAVTSAIGTLKGPLHGGANEQVMKMLIEIGTLDKARTWVKEALSQKKKVMGFGHRVYKNGDPRAKILSQMSRNLTLKTGQPHLYEMSKLIHETVEGDKGLLPNVDFYSATVYYSMGIPIDLYTPIFAVSRVSGWMAHIYEQYANNRIYRPRGQWTGKTGLHWVPLNKR; encoded by the coding sequence ATGTCGGATGGAACTTATGAAGGTGCTGTTGATCGTGGTCTCGAAGGAGTTGTGGCATGTACGACGGCGGTCTCATCCATAGTTGATGTGACTCTCTGCTTTCGTGGGTATTCGATTGAGGATCTGGCCGAAAATTCTAATTTTGAGGAAGTGTCATATCTTTTATGGAATGGTCGTTTGCCTGATTCGAAGGAATTGGAGGCCTTTTCAAGAGAAATAAATCAGCGGATGAAACTTGAGGCTGATTTAGTTAAACAGCTTCAGGCATTGCCAACGAAGGGCGTTCATCCTATGGCCTGGCTGAGGACGGCTGCATCTATGTTGGCACTTTGGGACAATGAAGCTCAAAGTGATTCTGATGAGGCCAGAAAACGCGTCGGAATGAAACTCTTGGCCAGAATGGGAACTCTTGTTGCTCTTTTTGAGCGCACACGTCAGGGCAAAGGTTACGTGGAGCCTCGTTCAGGAAAGAGTATTGCTTGGAACTTTTTATACATGATGACAGGAGAGGAACCCGATTCTGACTTCGTGAAGGTGTTGGATGTTTGTTTGATTCTTCACGCAGACCACGAGCTTAATTGTTCCGCATTCTCTGCTCGCGTGACTTCTTCCTCATTGAGCGATATCTATTCGGCCGTCACCTCAGCAATTGGAACTCTCAAAGGCCCACTCCATGGTGGAGCCAATGAACAAGTTATGAAAATGCTTATTGAGATTGGCACTCTCGACAAAGCAAGAACTTGGGTCAAAGAGGCCCTGTCTCAAAAGAAGAAGGTAATGGGATTTGGACATCGAGTTTATAAAAATGGGGATCCAAGGGCGAAAATTCTGAGCCAAATGAGTCGAAACCTGACTCTAAAAACTGGCCAGCCTCATCTCTATGAAATGTCCAAGTTGATTCATGAAACAGTAGAAGGTGACAAGGGTTTGCTGCCGAACGTCGATTTTTATTCCGCGACAGTCTACTACAGCATGGGGATACCGATTGATCTTTATACCCCTATTTTTGCCGTTTCCCGGGTGAGTGGCTGGATGGCTCATATCTACGAACAGTATGCCAACAACCGTATTTATCGTCCGCGCGGACAATGGACGGGCAAAACAGGATTGCACTGGGTTCCTCTCAACAAGCGATAG
- a CDS encoding acyl--CoA ligase: protein MEPPAYIGSLEPSSPISWDKTEPPVLFLNPRISDKMRVVLMDKFAEFCLAKDLIGIASSGTTSVGGEAKIVVLSKQGFLDSAASVNRHLESDHRDTWLHLLPDFHVGGLAIWARASVSGARVFKPSNWKWDVSSLKDLIDGSGASLISLVPTQVYDLVQSRIKSPPDLRAAIVGGGSLHESVYFEARNLGWPILPSYGLTECSSQVATAGLESLDNSEFPEDLFLLSHVEARVDSEGLLALRSGSLLEGYIQKDVQGGAWNWIDSKINGWFATEDRVRIGRGTLRFLGRRDDLIKILGELVSLNVLEARLHSLVQVFQLSQEVVLIASPQPRSGFEIVLVFSESDYTAAQVEQLVESFNRDLLPIQQVKRTHGVSKIPRTELGKILRPQLDTTVSN from the coding sequence GTGGAACCCCCTGCATATATAGGCTCCTTGGAACCTTCAAGTCCCATCTCCTGGGACAAAACAGAGCCACCCGTGCTTTTTTTAAATCCACGTATTTCTGATAAAATGCGAGTGGTATTGATGGATAAGTTTGCCGAATTTTGTTTGGCGAAGGATTTAATTGGAATTGCATCCTCTGGTACCACTTCAGTTGGTGGCGAAGCAAAGATCGTAGTCTTATCAAAACAGGGCTTTCTGGATTCAGCGGCTTCTGTGAACAGGCATTTGGAATCTGATCACAGGGATACATGGTTGCATTTGCTGCCAGATTTTCACGTGGGTGGATTGGCCATTTGGGCGAGAGCTTCAGTTTCGGGGGCAAGGGTATTCAAACCTTCAAATTGGAAATGGGATGTGAGTTCTTTGAAAGATTTGATTGATGGGTCAGGAGCTAGCTTAATCTCGCTCGTCCCCACTCAAGTTTATGACCTGGTTCAAAGTCGAATAAAGTCGCCACCTGACTTGAGAGCGGCGATAGTTGGTGGAGGGAGTCTGCACGAATCTGTTTATTTTGAAGCGCGAAATCTGGGTTGGCCAATTTTACCTAGCTATGGGCTCACAGAATGTTCCTCACAAGTGGCAACGGCAGGTCTGGAATCCTTAGATAACTCGGAATTTCCTGAGGACCTTTTCTTGTTATCTCACGTGGAGGCGCGAGTAGATAGTGAAGGACTGTTGGCACTGCGATCTGGTTCGCTTCTGGAAGGGTACATTCAAAAAGACGTTCAGGGAGGAGCCTGGAATTGGATTGATTCGAAAATCAATGGCTGGTTTGCAACCGAGGACAGGGTCAGAATCGGGCGCGGAACCTTGCGGTTTCTTGGTCGGCGTGATGATCTGATCAAAATTTTGGGAGAATTGGTTAGCCTGAATGTTTTGGAGGCACGACTGCACTCTCTCGTTCAAGTTTTTCAGTTGAGCCAAGAGGTGGTTCTGATTGCATCGCCCCAGCCTCGCTCAGGCTTTGAAATCGTACTCGTTTTTTCGGAATCTGATTACACGGCCGCTCAAGTAGAGCAATTGGTGGAGAGTTTCAATAGGGACTTATTGCCCATCCAACAGGTGAAACGAACTCATGGAGTTTCCAAGATTCCCCGCACTGAACTTGGGAAAATTTTAAGGCCTCAATTAGACACGACTGTTTCTAATTAG
- a CDS encoding alpha/beta fold hydrolase, with protein sequence MFLVTLHGFWGNGSDLAPISEALRQANLVDRSWSPDLIVPGSLGPDFGFSDWTKSFANELRRRAAGSKIVAIGYSMGGRLLLHVLKSHPELFQGAVIVSSQPELQTIEEVRKRRLWELNWGLAFQERPWNELWRDWNHMEVLKSSSLRPAPVEFSHSREYLAKALKEWSPSRHFVSVQDFRQIDVPLLWVAGDKDRKYAKMYSEFCQMGIHGEFEFISDAGHRVHLDQPDLFTQVVSRLIRG encoded by the coding sequence GTGTTTTTAGTTACACTACACGGTTTTTGGGGAAACGGGAGCGATCTAGCTCCCATTTCGGAAGCGCTTCGCCAAGCAAACTTAGTTGATCGCTCCTGGAGTCCCGATTTGATCGTACCAGGTTCGCTGGGCCCTGATTTTGGTTTTTCTGATTGGACGAAATCCTTTGCCAACGAACTGCGCAGGAGAGCAGCCGGATCTAAGATTGTTGCCATCGGATATTCAATGGGTGGACGATTGCTGCTGCACGTTTTGAAGTCACATCCTGAATTGTTTCAAGGAGCTGTGATTGTTTCATCACAGCCAGAACTTCAAACCATTGAGGAGGTGAGAAAACGAAGGCTGTGGGAATTGAATTGGGGCCTCGCATTTCAGGAGAGACCTTGGAATGAATTGTGGAGGGATTGGAATCACATGGAAGTTCTGAAATCCAGCTCGCTGAGACCAGCGCCAGTCGAGTTTTCTCACTCGCGCGAATATCTGGCAAAGGCTCTCAAAGAATGGTCGCCATCCCGTCATTTCGTATCCGTTCAAGACTTTCGTCAGATTGATGTTCCCCTTTTGTGGGTGGCTGGAGACAAGGATCGAAAATATGCCAAGATGTATTCGGAATTCTGCCAGATGGGGATTCACGGGGAGTTTGAGTTTATTTCAGACGCCGGACATCGCGTTCATTTGGATCAGCCAGATTTATTCACTCAGGTTGTCAGTCGCCTCATTCGCGGGTAA
- the elbB gene encoding isoprenoid biosynthesis glyoxalase ElbB, producing the protein MKKIAVILAGCGSKDGAEITEAVSTLITLSELKVKFDIFAPNVEISATNHLNGAITKETRNVLVEAARIARGQIKDLVHLKADEYDGVVFPGGFGVARSLCTWGKDGANCEVLPDVKRVIEEFYSQAKPICAICIAPALIARVLGHYGINLTLGQDSEASLEVTKTGAIHVKCAANDYVSDRESKIITTPAYMCDTNPFEVYTGIRKALHEMVEMA; encoded by the coding sequence GTGAAAAAAATTGCTGTGATACTCGCTGGTTGTGGATCAAAAGATGGAGCTGAAATCACTGAGGCTGTGAGCACACTGATCACCCTCAGTGAACTCAAAGTAAAATTTGACATCTTCGCCCCTAATGTCGAGATCAGTGCCACCAATCACCTCAATGGTGCCATCACAAAGGAAACCCGCAATGTCCTCGTTGAAGCGGCCCGCATCGCTCGCGGACAAATCAAAGACCTCGTTCACTTGAAGGCTGATGAATACGATGGAGTGGTTTTTCCCGGAGGCTTTGGAGTCGCTCGCAGCCTCTGCACTTGGGGCAAAGATGGAGCTAACTGTGAAGTACTTCCCGATGTCAAAAGAGTGATCGAAGAATTCTACTCTCAGGCAAAACCGATCTGCGCTATTTGTATTGCTCCAGCTCTCATTGCAAGGGTCTTAGGGCATTACGGAATTAACCTGACTCTCGGACAAGATTCCGAGGCCTCTCTTGAAGTCACTAAGACAGGCGCCATCCATGTCAAATGTGCAGCAAATGACTACGTGAGTGATCGCGAATCAAAAATTATCACGACGCCGGCCTATATGTGCGATACCAATCCCTTCGAGGTTTACACTGGAATCCGAAAAGCTCTGCATGAAATGGTAGAAATGGCTTAG
- a CDS encoding prenyltransferase → MKKAPMRGRLLTIPRTDPRFMPYLLGSFSNEERALPVDLLFHDTDEERITFRIVQIDEIDCPGKFMTFLTGVRPILLPLTMGPAATSIFYSITFGWEIEIGIAACTLMAVFFLHAAAFLLNDYCDHLSGTDRFSHLGGSRIVQRGWATAEQVKRWSWMCWVSGLMFGLPCLWLRPFPIMISIGGTAALIVVGFSYTRRSERYLGLDNLMVFFGMGPLLTAGTSFAVSARVGPGVFIFGAVFGLGASLCIQLRNFETMLADSQMRTRTLMSRLGLEKSKLVVTAQLIFVLCLISLFVYLEAASPIYWLVLTPVFGIAVHLGSRIWSVGSPLSSRLRGLWRQGLVLHLCLLAASNLLLYFLYLSRS, encoded by the coding sequence TTGAAGAAGGCGCCGATGCGAGGCCGTCTCCTGACTATACCTCGGACGGATCCGCGTTTTATGCCTTATTTGCTGGGCTCATTTTCAAACGAGGAAAGGGCCTTGCCTGTGGATCTTTTATTTCATGATACAGACGAAGAGCGAATTACTTTTCGAATTGTGCAAATTGATGAAATCGATTGTCCCGGTAAATTCATGACTTTCTTGACCGGAGTCAGGCCGATTTTGTTGCCTCTGACCATGGGGCCGGCGGCAACTTCGATTTTTTATTCAATCACTTTTGGTTGGGAAATAGAAATTGGCATTGCTGCATGTACATTAATGGCCGTCTTCTTTTTACATGCGGCGGCTTTCTTGTTGAATGATTATTGTGATCATCTTTCGGGGACGGACAGGTTCTCACATTTAGGAGGGAGTCGCATTGTTCAGCGTGGCTGGGCTACCGCCGAACAGGTAAAAAGATGGTCCTGGATGTGTTGGGTGTCGGGTTTGATGTTTGGCCTACCTTGTCTCTGGCTTCGTCCGTTTCCCATAATGATATCTATTGGCGGGACAGCGGCTCTGATTGTCGTCGGCTTTTCTTATACGCGTCGTAGTGAGAGGTATTTGGGCTTGGATAATTTAATGGTTTTCTTTGGAATGGGTCCACTTTTAACTGCGGGGACCTCTTTTGCGGTGTCTGCGCGGGTTGGACCCGGGGTTTTTATTTTTGGCGCAGTTTTTGGGTTGGGAGCCTCGCTTTGTATTCAGCTTCGCAATTTCGAGACCATGCTGGCGGATTCGCAAATGAGGACAAGAACTTTGATGAGTCGTCTCGGTCTGGAGAAATCAAAGCTTGTTGTGACGGCTCAGCTCATTTTTGTTTTGTGCCTAATAAGTCTGTTTGTGTATTTGGAGGCAGCTTCCCCTATTTATTGGTTGGTGCTGACGCCAGTTTTTGGTATTGCCGTTCATTTGGGCTCACGTATTTGGTCGGTGGGGTCTCCCTTGTCTTCCCGATTGAGAGGACTTTGGCGGCAAGGTCTCGTTCTGCATCTGTGCCTTTTGGCCGCCAGCAATTTGCTTTTATATTTCCTCTATCTGAGTCGATCTTAG
- a CDS encoding enoyl-CoA hydratase/isomerase family protein, which yields MIYFFPGYKLQRWKHNLKSTILAEIRSSVLCLTFSHPNRANAFGVDQAEELLKILDRNSGKFRGVLFQSGNKKFFCAGGNLHFYAAQEQKSEGILANRRIRRALKIFSELDQPKVALVSGDCFGGGLELLSTFDHVISSPQAYFGFWQRRIGLSFGWGGGTRWSEKINRGITLKLALEARSVCSEEAKNLGLIHQIVLDERLCEQGMKWLNSVIQWPEESLLGLRQWTPSKETKIFENLWNSSSHKMALQRYR from the coding sequence CTGATTTATTTTTTTCCGGGGTATAAACTCCAGAGATGGAAGCACAATCTGAAATCAACAATTCTAGCAGAAATAAGATCCTCGGTTCTCTGTCTTACATTTAGTCACCCAAATAGGGCCAACGCCTTTGGCGTTGACCAGGCTGAGGAGCTATTGAAAATTCTAGATCGCAACTCAGGAAAGTTTAGGGGAGTGCTCTTTCAATCCGGGAATAAAAAATTCTTTTGTGCGGGCGGTAACCTACATTTCTATGCGGCCCAGGAGCAGAAAAGCGAGGGAATTTTAGCAAATCGGCGAATTCGAAGAGCATTGAAGATATTTTCTGAGCTTGATCAACCAAAGGTTGCGCTTGTCAGTGGAGACTGCTTCGGCGGAGGTTTAGAGCTATTGAGCACATTTGATCATGTGATTTCATCACCACAGGCCTATTTCGGATTTTGGCAGAGAAGGATAGGTCTTAGCTTTGGTTGGGGAGGAGGGACTCGCTGGAGTGAGAAAATTAATCGCGGAATTACTTTAAAACTGGCATTGGAGGCGAGATCTGTTTGCAGTGAGGAGGCAAAAAATCTAGGTCTTATACATCAGATTGTTCTTGATGAGAGACTTTGTGAGCAGGGAATGAAATGGCTAAACTCAGTTATCCAGTGGCCTGAAGAATCCCTGCTCGGTCTGCGGCAGTGGACCCCTTCAAAAGAAACAAAGATATTTGAAAATCTTTGGAACAGCTCGAGCCATAAAATGGCCCTGCAGCGGTATCGATAA
- a CDS encoding class I SAM-dependent methyltransferase — MKCGILLNSGNENGPCDEISIFIDKLQMPVAEKIEDYPLCLLWTGEGWGLVSREFSKMNPLVINFSGKDWQRRLKETGKSGDILSKALKKIAGNFAIDSTAGLGRDSLHLLALGFQVVAIERHPLLVELLKIAHKRAMSQEDFRSLFSRLHIVSGDSTEYLERCVLNSKKPDLIFMDPMFLRESKSALSGKEMQIVQVLMNPTPQEDVKLLLAALRAAGDRVIVKRPLLAHPLLAGPRHSQKGKSVRYDIYFPGDKF, encoded by the coding sequence ATGAAATGTGGAATTCTTTTAAATTCAGGCAATGAGAATGGGCCTTGCGATGAAATCAGTATTTTTATCGACAAGCTTCAAATGCCAGTTGCTGAGAAAATTGAGGACTATCCGCTTTGTTTGCTGTGGACTGGAGAGGGATGGGGGCTTGTTTCTCGAGAGTTTTCCAAAATGAATCCCTTGGTGATAAATTTTTCGGGAAAAGATTGGCAGCGACGACTCAAAGAAACAGGAAAATCCGGGGACATCCTTTCAAAGGCCCTTAAAAAGATAGCAGGTAATTTTGCAATTGATTCGACGGCAGGGCTGGGGAGGGATTCTCTTCATCTTTTGGCGCTTGGTTTTCAAGTTGTTGCGATCGAACGCCACCCCTTGTTGGTCGAGCTTCTTAAAATTGCTCACAAGCGAGCGATGTCTCAGGAGGATTTTCGAAGCCTTTTTTCTCGTCTTCATATAGTTTCGGGCGACTCTACCGAATACCTGGAAAGATGCGTCCTGAACTCAAAAAAACCTGATCTCATCTTTATGGACCCCATGTTTTTACGTGAGAGTAAGTCTGCACTGAGTGGAAAAGAAATGCAGATAGTTCAGGTCCTCATGAATCCAACCCCGCAGGAGGACGTGAAACTTTTGCTTGCCGCCCTGCGAGCCGCGGGGGATCGAGTGATTGTGAAACGGCCACTGCTTGCCCACCCTTTGTTGGCTGGTCCAAGGCATAGCCAGAAGGGAAAAAGTGTTAGGTATGACATTTATTTTCCAGGGGACAAATTTTAA
- a CDS encoding polyprenyl synthetase family protein, whose amino-acid sequence MREVKIYSESDFPTYLPKLSALYGDLFSSGKGFRSKLIALVSEPIDLDKASIALLAQTIEFIHNASLLHDDLIDRSPLRRNKTAAWLKYTPEYAVLAGDYLLARVMVNLSRYGNLRLIQYTAEIIGNLLEGEWIQDSLIHDWNVHIGQLDQVHSLKTASLFKWCIRAPFIAKENYDSQLHELLEKIGELLGLLFQRSDDLLDFNIRNFEKKEVLGDLKSGYLNSFGAYLTHDLSTKQREEFKKSSCLQEVIGTIGAEEYQRKIDSFDRMNSQVIDLYLHHLENLRDLLDEENHGLLDNLAKLPQPLYWRKV is encoded by the coding sequence ATGAGAGAGGTCAAGATATACAGCGAGAGCGATTTCCCCACATACCTACCGAAACTGAGCGCTCTTTATGGCGATCTCTTTTCTTCAGGAAAGGGTTTTCGGTCAAAGTTGATCGCACTTGTTTCGGAGCCGATAGATTTGGATAAGGCATCAATCGCTCTCTTGGCTCAGACGATTGAATTTATACATAATGCTTCTTTGCTTCATGACGATCTTATTGATCGATCCCCATTGAGAAGGAATAAAACAGCTGCCTGGCTCAAGTACACTCCCGAATACGCTGTTTTGGCGGGCGACTACCTTCTGGCTCGTGTGATGGTGAATCTTTCTCGATATGGAAATCTACGCCTTATTCAGTATACGGCTGAGATTATCGGCAATTTGTTGGAGGGGGAGTGGATTCAAGATTCATTGATTCATGACTGGAATGTTCATATTGGGCAGCTTGATCAGGTTCATAGCTTAAAAACGGCGTCGTTGTTCAAGTGGTGCATTCGTGCCCCGTTTATTGCCAAGGAGAATTATGACAGCCAGCTTCATGAGTTGTTAGAGAAGATCGGTGAATTATTGGGGCTCCTTTTTCAGAGAAGTGACGATTTGTTGGATTTCAACATTAGAAATTTTGAAAAGAAGGAAGTGCTCGGAGATTTGAAATCTGGGTACCTTAATTCATTTGGCGCCTACTTGACCCATGATCTCTCAACAAAGCAGCGTGAAGAGTTCAAAAAATCTTCCTGTTTGCAGGAAGTGATTGGCACAATAGGTGCCGAAGAATATCAGCGAAAAATTGACAGCTTTGATAGAATGAATAGTCAAGTGATCGACTTGTATCTTCACCATCTTGAGAATCTTCGTGATCTTTTGGATGAAGAGAATCATGGTCTTCTGGATAATCTCGCTAAATTACCCCAACCTCTCTATTGGAGAAAAGTTTGA
- a CDS encoding SpoIIE family protein phosphatase, translated as MAKKSPEKKLQERIAQLEQEIRSREEDLSQFRSELVTANRRLESLIGQIKGELATVESLQRILVKTEFPNITGLEFSTKFVPSLVSGGDYFDIFEHDDPMHFGVVAASSSGYATSALFLSVLLKISGRMEARRGSAPHEIVNAIAGELISSLGPQDRIDIFYGLVDRRSFDLHYCRLGNVLAVVQEFATGELKSLPLSGPAIERDSLPMVESHKLALSPGDRLAVCTRGVLEAANGAGESFGAERVLKSIIAGPKRGVHEIRNRILYEVQKYSGLNEPRRDQTIIVTEVKERVIKLARP; from the coding sequence ATGGCCAAAAAAAGTCCCGAAAAGAAACTGCAAGAGCGAATTGCCCAACTTGAGCAAGAAATTCGCTCGCGTGAAGAGGATCTCTCTCAGTTTCGTTCTGAACTGGTGACTGCCAATCGTCGTTTGGAAAGTTTGATTGGACAAATAAAAGGAGAGTTGGCGACAGTCGAATCTCTGCAGAGGATATTGGTCAAGACCGAGTTCCCAAACATCACCGGCCTCGAGTTTAGTACGAAGTTTGTACCAAGCCTAGTTTCAGGAGGTGACTACTTTGATATTTTTGAACATGATGACCCCATGCATTTTGGAGTCGTTGCCGCAAGCTCCTCTGGATATGCGACCTCGGCTTTGTTTTTATCCGTTCTTTTGAAGATCTCAGGTCGCATGGAGGCCCGTCGCGGTTCGGCACCTCATGAAATTGTGAATGCCATCGCTGGGGAGCTCATTTCTAGCTTGGGTCCCCAGGATAGAATTGACATTTTTTACGGTCTTGTCGATCGCCGCAGTTTTGACCTTCATTATTGTCGCTTGGGCAATGTGTTGGCCGTCGTCCAGGAATTTGCAACAGGAGAGCTCAAGTCTTTGCCCTTATCCGGACCAGCCATTGAGCGGGATTCTTTGCCCATGGTCGAAAGCCATAAGCTGGCACTTAGTCCCGGAGATCGTTTGGCTGTATGCACCCGAGGAGTCTTAGAAGCCGCAAATGGTGCTGGTGAATCATTTGGGGCTGAAAGAGTTTTGAAGTCTATCATTGCTGGGCCAAAACGGGGCGTACATGAAATTAGAAATCGAATTTTGTATGAAGTCCAGAAGTACTCTGGATTGAATGAGCCTAGGAGAGATCAGACGATCATTGTGACTGAAGTTAAAGAGCGAGTCATTAAATTGGCTCGTCCCTGA